From the Actinomycetota bacterium genome, one window contains:
- a CDS encoding NAD(P)-binding protein, whose translation MDKKIVAILGGGLTGLAAGIYLSRNGFEPHIFEKENQMGGLVGGKIINRNIYEYGPHFFHSNNPNIVNEIRMAVGDDLIDFERTILIKFMNDYFKYPLSVFEVFKKMPKSLVIKAVLELIRANIRSIFKKDKDPSSETLLLNFYGKTLYKLFFKDYIYRVWGMYPDKFSPRFARERIPKISASIFLNKLISPIRTRFSKKKVKDFVENVDGRLFTTKMGYRGINEKLIDEYLKNGGTIHLNSEVNKIILNDNSVDKIFYTENNKNEKTGSKKEFYCDAVINTLPVTELINMINPEVPQDIKKASEELEYRALVFVGILVKKEKVLPVSFMYFREHSFNRIYDSSYFGHDTVSPNTTIIVCEISSSGSDRWWEDDDYCIKKAISDLEREKIIKEKDILETHVYRYRYGYPVYKLGFENNLEIIMNFINDIKNMDTAGRQGLFQYINGHIAIQMGFDAAEKIMDKCIIKY comes from the coding sequence TTGGATAAAAAAATAGTAGCAATATTGGGTGGAGGGCTTACCGGTCTGGCTGCCGGAATTTATCTTTCCAGAAATGGTTTTGAACCCCATATCTTTGAGAAAGAAAATCAGATGGGAGGACTTGTCGGCGGAAAAATCATCAACCGGAATATTTATGAATATGGCCCTCATTTTTTTCATTCCAACAATCCCAATATTGTCAATGAAATAAGGATGGCTGTAGGAGATGACCTGATAGACTTTGAAAGAACAATCCTTATAAAATTCATGAATGATTATTTTAAATATCCCCTTTCAGTATTTGAAGTATTTAAGAAAATGCCGAAGTCACTGGTAATAAAAGCTGTTTTGGAACTGATTAGAGCTAACATTAGGAGTATTTTTAAAAAAGATAAAGATCCTAGTTCTGAGACATTATTACTCAACTTCTATGGCAAAACATTATATAAGCTTTTTTTTAAGGATTATATTTACAGAGTATGGGGAATGTATCCTGATAAGTTTTCACCAAGGTTTGCACGGGAACGAATACCGAAAATATCTGCCTCAATCTTTTTAAACAAGCTTATATCTCCAATCCGAACTCGCTTTAGCAAAAAAAAGGTAAAAGATTTTGTTGAGAATGTTGATGGCAGACTTTTTACAACAAAAATGGGGTACAGAGGAATAAATGAAAAATTAATAGATGAATATCTCAAGAATGGCGGTACTATTCATTTAAACAGTGAAGTAAATAAGATTATTTTAAATGATAATTCTGTTGATAAAATATTTTATACCGAAAACAATAAAAATGAAAAAACTGGTTCAAAAAAAGAGTTTTATTGTGATGCTGTAATAAATACATTGCCTGTAACTGAACTGATAAATATGATAAATCCGGAAGTTCCTCAGGATATCAAAAAAGCTTCGGAAGAGCTTGAGTACAGAGCTCTTGTTTTTGTAGGTATTCTTGTTAAAAAAGAAAAGGTTCTGCCGGTATCTTTTATGTATTTCAGGGAGCATAGTTTTAACAGAATATATGATTCATCATATTTCGGGCATGATACTGTATCTCCTAATACGACTATAATAGTTTGTGAAATTAGCAGCAGCGGTTCTGACAGATGGTGGGAAGATGATGATTATTGTATAAAAAAAGCTATAAGTGATCTTGAAAGAGAAAAGATAATAAAGGAAAAGGATATACTGGAAACCCATGTTTACCGTTATAGATATGGATATCCTGTATATAAACTGGGGTTTGAAAATAATCTGGAAATAATAAT
- a CDS encoding DegT/DnrJ/EryC1/StrS family aminotransferase: MISVFGSKVGKEELEEIKTSIEAQWMGIGPKTKLLEEKLKERLNLIDFVLLDSGSNSLYLALKLLNLPKGSEVVLPAFTWISCATAVVLAGLKPVFCDVEIDTQNVSLKTIEPMITKNTKAVMVVHYAGKPVRVEEIKQIGLPIVEDAAHAIDSKIGGTYCGALGDVGIYSFDAVKNLAIGEAGGITSVHEDLVKKARVLRYCGIAKSGFEASTSSKNRWWEYDVIDFCYKMIPDDISASIGLAQLKKLEEHQIFRKQIWDIYQNEFKDIGWIETPEEPASDEQHSYFTYFIKLKNDKRDELAKYLYDNGIYTTLRYQPLHLIPIYNSTHIRLKNSEILNEIGLNIPLHPNMTLEDVEYIITKIKEFGNINKL, translated from the coding sequence ATGATTTCAGTTTTTGGTTCCAAGGTCGGTAAAGAAGAATTAGAAGAAATTAAAACAAGTATAGAAGCCCAGTGGATGGGAATAGGTCCCAAAACAAAACTGCTGGAGGAAAAACTTAAAGAAAGACTTAATCTTATAGATTTTGTCCTTCTTGACAGCGGTTCAAACAGTCTTTACCTGGCATTGAAGTTATTAAATCTTCCAAAAGGTTCAGAAGTTGTATTACCGGCATTTACATGGATTTCATGTGCAACTGCAGTTGTCCTGGCTGGTCTAAAACCGGTTTTCTGTGATGTTGAAATTGATACACAAAATGTAAGCTTAAAAACCATAGAGCCGATGATAACCAAAAACACAAAGGCTGTCATGGTTGTACATTATGCTGGTAAACCTGTAAGGGTTGAAGAAATAAAACAGATAGGGCTGCCTATTGTTGAGGACGCGGCTCATGCCATAGATTCAAAAATTGGAGGTACATATTGCGGTGCTTTGGGAGATGTAGGTATTTATAGCTTTGATGCTGTAAAAAATCTTGCAATAGGTGAAGCAGGAGGGATTACTTCTGTTCATGAAGATTTAGTAAAAAAAGCAAGAGTACTCAGATATTGTGGTATTGCAAAATCAGGATTTGAAGCTTCTACTTCTTCTAAAAACAGATGGTGGGAATATGATGTAATAGATTTTTGCTACAAGATGATCCCCGACGATATAAGCGCTTCAATCGGTCTTGCCCAGCTAAAAAAACTTGAAGAACACCAGATATTCAGAAAACAGATATGGGATATTTATCAGAATGAATTTAAGGATATAGGCTGGATTGAAACTCCCGAGGAACCTGCCTCTGATGAGCAGCATTCTTATTTTACATATTTTATAAAGCTAAAAAATGATAAGAGGGATGAGTTGGCCAAGTACCTGTACGATAATGGCATTTATACAACCCTGAGATATCAGCCTTTGCATCTCATTCCAATTTATAATTCAACTCATATAAGATTAAAAAATTCAGAAATATTAAACGAGATAGGTTTGAATATCCCTCTTCATCCAAATATGACATTAGAAGATGTGGAATATATTATTACAAAAATAAAAGAATTTGGTAATATAAACAAACTATAA